Proteins encoded in a region of the Trichosurus vulpecula isolate mTriVul1 chromosome 9, mTriVul1.pri, whole genome shotgun sequence genome:
- the TPRA1 gene encoding transmembrane protein adipocyte-associated 1 codes for MVDRDSSNATLAPPLPPNITVPHRCLLLLYEDIGTSRVRYWDLVLLIPNVLFFTFLLWKLPSARAKIRITSSPIFTTFYILVFVVALVGIARAVVSMTVSTSDAATVADKILWEITRFFLLAIELSVIILGLAFGHLESKSSIKRVLAITTVLSLAYSATQGTLEILYPDSHLSADDFNIYGHGGRQFWLASSCFFFLVYSLVVILPKTPLKDRISLPSRKSFYIYAGILALLNLVQGLGSALLCVDIIEGLCCVDVTTFLYFSFFAPLIYVAFLKGFFGAEPKILFSYKCQVDEAEEPDMHLPHPYAVARREGLDVPVGSYSNTQIDTAAYLDDVASMPCHVGSINSTDSERWKAINA; via the exons ATGGTGGACCGGGACAGTAGCAATGCCACGTTAGCGCCACCCTTGCCGCCCAACATCACCGTCCCGCACCGATGCTTGCTTCTGCTCTATGAGGACATTGGCACTTCCCG GGTTCGGTACTGGGACCTGGTGCTGCTAATCCCCAATGTGCTGTTCTTCACTTTCCTGCTCTGGAAGCTGCCATCAGCTCGGGCCAAGATACGCATCACCTCCAGCCCCATCTTTACCACTTTCTACATCCTG GTGTTTGTGGTGGCCCTGGTGGGCATAGCTCGGGCTGTGGTCTCCATGACAGTCAGTACCTCGGATGCAGCCACGGTGGCCGATAAG ATTCTGTGGGAAATCACTCGCTTCTTCCTTCTGGCTATTGAATTGAGTGTGATCATTCTGGGCCTTGCCTTCG GTCATCTGGAGAGTAAGTCCAGCATCAAACGAGTCTTGGCCATCACCACAGTTCTGTCCCTGGCCTACTCAGCCACTCAG GGAACCTTGGAGATCCTATACCCTGATTCCCACCTCTCCGCTGATGACTTCAATATCTATGGGCACGGTGGCCGCCAATTCTGGCTCGCCAgctcctgtttcttcttcctg GTCTACTCACTCGTGGTTATCCTTCCCAAGACGCCTCTGAAAGATCGGATCTCACTGCCAT CCCGGAAGAGCTTCTATATTTATGCTGGGATCCTGGCCCTGCTGAACCTGGTCCAGGGCCTGGGCAGCGCCCTGCTCTGCGTGGACATTATCGAGGGCCTGTG CTGTGTGGACGTGACCACCTTCCTCTACTTCAGCTTCTTTGCCCCCCTCATCTATGTGGCGTTCCTCAAGGGCTTCTTTGG GGCGGAGCCCAAAATTCTGTTCTCCTACAAATGCCAAGTGGATGAGGCAGAGGAGCCTGATATGCACCTGCCCCACCCGTATGCTGTGGCCCGCCGGGAGGGACTGGATGTACCTGTGGGCTCTTACTCCAACACTCAGATTGACACAGCCGCCTATTTGGACGATGTAGCTTCCATGCCTTGCCACGTGGGCAGCATCAACAGCACCGACAGTGAACGCTGGAAGGCCATCAACGCCTGA